A genomic stretch from Dyella sp. M7H15-1 includes:
- a CDS encoding NADPH-dependent 2,4-dienoyl-CoA reductase translates to MNYPHLFAPLLLGHVTLPNRILMGSMHTGLEDKAADFDKLAIYFAERARGGVGLMVTGGIAPSIEGWLKPFGGRLTLPWHKPRHRKITQAVHAEGGRICMQILHAGRYGYHPLSVAPSKIKSPITPFTPRALGTRGVERTINDFARCARLAQDAGYDGVEVMGSEGYLINQFIAVRTNHRNDAWGGDAERRMRFPIEIVRRMRAAVGPDFIIIYRLSMLDLVEGGQDWQEIVTLAKAIEAAGASIINTGIGWHEARVPTIVTSVPRAGFAWVTKKLKGEVSIPLITTNRINMPEVAEQILASGEADMISMARPLLADPDWAVKAKNDRSERINTCIACNQACLDHVFQNQRASCMVNPRACHETELQITQTEVRKRIAVVGAGPAGLACATTLAERGHDVTLFDGANDIGGQFNYAKRIPGKEEFHETLRYFRNRLADVGVRMRLGERADAHSITAANFDEVVVATGITPRKVSFPGSNDPRVLSYLDILAHNKRVGHRVAIIGAGGIGFDVAEFLIENTPSPTTDVERWTREWGVDMQLEQRGGLKSPQPEPPTRQVWLLQRSKGRPGARLNKTTGWVHRTTLKNKQVTMLGGVSYERFDDEGLHITVDGKTQVLPVEHVIVCAGQEPNRSLADTLMAQGQKVHVIGGADVAAELDAKRAIAQGTRLASTL, encoded by the coding sequence ATGAATTACCCACACCTGTTCGCCCCGCTTTTGCTGGGCCATGTGACTCTGCCCAACCGCATCCTGATGGGCTCGATGCACACCGGGCTGGAGGACAAGGCAGCCGATTTTGACAAGCTGGCTATCTATTTCGCCGAGCGCGCTCGTGGCGGCGTCGGCCTGATGGTGACCGGCGGCATCGCTCCGAGCATCGAAGGCTGGCTCAAGCCTTTCGGCGGTCGACTGACCCTGCCCTGGCACAAGCCACGGCACCGCAAGATCACCCAAGCCGTGCATGCCGAAGGTGGCCGTATCTGCATGCAGATCCTGCATGCAGGACGTTACGGTTATCACCCGCTGTCGGTAGCGCCGTCGAAAATCAAATCGCCGATTACACCATTTACGCCACGAGCACTTGGCACACGTGGTGTCGAACGTACCATCAACGACTTCGCCCGCTGCGCTCGGCTTGCGCAAGATGCCGGTTACGACGGTGTCGAAGTGATGGGCTCGGAAGGCTATCTAATCAACCAGTTCATCGCTGTGCGCACCAATCATCGCAACGACGCTTGGGGTGGCGATGCGGAACGGCGCATGCGCTTCCCGATCGAAATCGTGCGCCGCATGCGTGCTGCAGTCGGTCCCGACTTCATCATCATCTATCGCCTGTCGATGCTCGACCTCGTTGAAGGTGGACAGGACTGGCAGGAAATCGTGACACTGGCCAAGGCCATTGAAGCCGCTGGCGCCAGCATCATCAACACCGGTATAGGTTGGCATGAAGCACGCGTGCCCACCATCGTTACCAGCGTGCCGCGTGCAGGCTTCGCGTGGGTAACGAAGAAGCTGAAAGGCGAAGTATCGATTCCGTTGATCACCACCAATCGCATCAATATGCCAGAAGTGGCCGAGCAGATTCTTGCCAGCGGTGAAGCCGACATGATTTCGATGGCGCGGCCACTGCTCGCCGACCCGGACTGGGCGGTAAAAGCAAAAAACGACCGCAGCGAGCGCATCAATACATGCATCGCCTGCAACCAGGCGTGCCTCGATCATGTATTTCAGAACCAGCGAGCAAGTTGCATGGTGAATCCGCGCGCTTGCCATGAAACCGAACTGCAGATTACGCAGACAGAAGTACGTAAACGCATTGCCGTGGTTGGCGCGGGGCCCGCAGGCCTGGCATGCGCGACAACGCTTGCCGAACGTGGTCACGATGTCACGCTGTTCGATGGCGCCAACGACATCGGTGGCCAATTCAACTACGCCAAGCGCATCCCTGGCAAGGAAGAATTCCACGAGACTCTGCGCTATTTTCGCAACCGTCTTGCCGACGTCGGTGTGCGTATGCGTCTGGGCGAACGGGCAGACGCCCATTCCATCACGGCGGCGAACTTCGATGAAGTGGTCGTCGCCACCGGCATCACACCCCGTAAAGTGAGCTTCCCCGGCAGCAACGATCCGCGCGTATTGAGCTATCTAGACATCCTTGCGCACAACAAACGGGTGGGTCATCGCGTAGCGATCATCGGTGCCGGCGGCATTGGCTTCGATGTCGCCGAATTCCTGATCGAAAACACCCCCTCGCCCACCACCGATGTAGAACGTTGGACACGCGAGTGGGGGGTCGACATGCAGCTTGAGCAACGCGGCGGACTCAAATCACCGCAGCCCGAACCACCAACGCGACAAGTATGGCTCTTGCAGCGTAGCAAAGGGCGTCCTGGCGCACGCCTGAACAAAACCACCGGCTGGGTACATCGCACCACACTGAAGAACAAACAAGTGACCATGCTCGGCGGCGTGAGCTATGAGCGCTTCGACGATGAAGGCCTGCATATCACGGTGGACGGCAAAACCCAGGTGCTGCCGGTGGAGCATGTCATCGTATGTGCCGGACAGGAGCCGAACCGCAGCTTGGCCGATACCTTGATGGCGCAAGGGCAAAAAGTGCATGTGATCGGTGGCGCCGATGTGGCGGCTGAGCTGGACGCCAAGCGGGCGATTGCACAAGGAACACGGCTGGCTTCGACCTTGTAG
- a CDS encoding glycosyltransferase family 39 protein encodes MRKQSARNEAWPAGDIAWMAGILLLGLIVRLFRIDHQPFWLDEALTSQRIHLDLNGLIADSFTNRHMPTYFLLLQFISQFGSSDAWLRVPSALFGAMSTGVVFAMARRIGGRGAGMVAGLLMALSPLQVQYGQEARSYTLVTLLITIALWGLLRLAQNPARAALDIRHADSERWGWATYVFATIAALDVLGDAAPWLIASNLSLWLIWRGLWLESSPDLSVAFRRNWLLSIAVIIACCVPFYAAILVTSGGHMMQNFDWIPEMSLQHLWVVAGSVYLMRMTAVVKFDLLHTAVPMLGAVVALAGCAGLFRMRRRLEGQVLLLGVMVLPLLILAISLFKSMLLPRYILWSAAPFFVLVGLGAALLPRRALPVAMTALFLMGVVNLGPVYRVETKPRWDMAAATLAANVRPGDTVFTADPNAPTMLTVLQPKHGTPIEANALVTSQLDQAVARWKQGGRIWAVNGRSALGEREELAEFKNRMAALGAPAVEIPQGKEITILMFPAPDEPAPN; translated from the coding sequence ATGCGTAAACAGTCAGCGAGGAATGAAGCATGGCCGGCAGGCGACATCGCCTGGATGGCGGGGATCCTGCTGCTTGGCCTGATCGTGCGTTTGTTTCGCATCGATCATCAGCCGTTCTGGCTTGACGAAGCCTTGACCTCACAACGCATTCACCTTGACTTGAATGGCCTGATTGCCGATAGCTTTACCAATCGGCACATGCCTACCTATTTCCTGCTGTTGCAGTTCATTTCCCAGTTTGGCAGTAGCGATGCCTGGCTGCGGGTTCCTTCAGCTTTGTTTGGTGCCATGTCGACAGGTGTGGTCTTTGCCATGGCGCGTCGTATAGGGGGGCGCGGTGCAGGCATGGTGGCAGGGTTGCTGATGGCCTTGTCGCCGCTGCAGGTGCAATACGGGCAGGAAGCACGTTCTTACACGCTGGTGACCTTGCTGATCACGATTGCGTTATGGGGATTGCTCCGTTTGGCACAGAACCCCGCGCGCGCCGCGCTTGATATTCGTCATGCTGACTCGGAGCGCTGGGGCTGGGCAACTTATGTGTTTGCAACCATCGCCGCGTTGGATGTGCTGGGTGATGCCGCTCCCTGGCTGATCGCTTCCAACCTTTCGCTATGGCTGATCTGGCGTGGCCTGTGGCTGGAGTCATCGCCGGATCTGAGTGTGGCGTTCCGACGCAATTGGCTGCTCAGCATTGCTGTGATTATTGCTTGTTGCGTGCCTTTCTATGCGGCGATCCTGGTGACTAGCGGTGGCCACATGATGCAAAATTTCGACTGGATCCCAGAGATGAGCTTGCAGCATCTGTGGGTGGTTGCCGGCAGCGTCTACCTGATGCGCATGACGGCGGTGGTGAAGTTCGACCTGTTGCACACGGCGGTGCCGATGCTTGGAGCAGTGGTGGCCTTAGCTGGGTGTGCAGGTTTGTTCCGGATGCGCCGGCGACTGGAAGGACAAGTGTTGCTGCTAGGCGTGATGGTGCTGCCGTTGTTGATCCTCGCCATCTCGTTGTTCAAATCGATGCTGCTACCGCGCTACATTCTGTGGAGCGCGGCGCCGTTCTTCGTACTAGTTGGGCTAGGCGCTGCGCTATTGCCAAGGCGTGCTTTGCCGGTTGCGATGACAGCCTTGTTCTTGATGGGGGTGGTCAACCTGGGGCCGGTCTACCGGGTGGAAACCAAGCCGCGCTGGGATATGGCCGCCGCCACGCTGGCCGCCAATGTGCGTCCCGGCGACACAGTCTTCACAGCCGATCCGAATGCACCGACTATGCTCACGGTGTTGCAGCCAAAACACGGCACACCGATCGAAGCCAATGCCCTGGTAACTTCGCAGCTCGATCAGGCTGTGGCGCGCTGGAAACAGGGTGGTCGGATCTGGGCCGTGAACGGCCGCTCGGCCTTGGGCGAACGTGAAGAACTGGCGGAGTTCAAGAATCGCATGGCGGCACTCGGCGCGCCGGCAGTGGAGATTCCCCAGGGCAAGGAAATCACCATTTTGATGTTCCCGGCGCCGGATGAGCCTGCACCAAACTAG
- a CDS encoding NADH:flavin oxidoreductase/NADH oxidase — MKLFEPYSQRSVTLRNRIVISPMCQYSAVDGVPNHWHFTHLGSRAVGGAGAVIAEATAVSPEGRISAYDTGIWNDAQREAWRPIAAFIEAQGAVAGVQLGHAGRKASVFRPWEGGGSLGADQGAWRTVAPSAIPFDAHWHMPQALDAEGIRKVIADFRAAALRAQQAGFKLIELHGAHGYLLHQFLSPLSNHRHDEYGGGFEHRTRLVREVIAAVREVWPVELPLWLRISATDWADGGWSIDESVRLAGELGAWGVDLVDVSSGGLVPHVKIPVGSGYQVPFAARIRQEASIATGAVGLITEPAQADGIIAGGAADVVLIARASLRDPYFPHRAAQELGASMHAPEQYQRAW, encoded by the coding sequence ATGAAACTGTTCGAACCTTATTCGCAGCGTAGCGTCACCTTGCGCAATCGCATCGTGATATCGCCAATGTGCCAGTACTCGGCTGTGGATGGGGTGCCGAATCATTGGCATTTCACGCATTTGGGCAGTCGCGCGGTGGGTGGTGCCGGCGCGGTCATTGCCGAGGCGACAGCGGTGTCGCCGGAAGGGCGTATTTCGGCATACGACACTGGCATCTGGAACGATGCGCAACGAGAAGCGTGGCGCCCTATCGCCGCATTTATCGAAGCGCAGGGTGCTGTTGCCGGCGTGCAGCTCGGGCACGCCGGGCGTAAGGCGAGTGTATTCCGTCCTTGGGAAGGCGGTGGTTCATTGGGTGCCGATCAGGGCGCGTGGCGGACGGTGGCGCCTTCGGCGATTCCTTTTGACGCGCACTGGCACATGCCGCAGGCGCTGGATGCCGAAGGCATACGCAAAGTAATTGCGGATTTCCGTGCAGCCGCCCTACGTGCTCAGCAGGCGGGATTCAAACTGATCGAATTGCACGGCGCACATGGTTATCTGTTGCATCAATTCCTGTCGCCATTGAGCAACCATCGCCATGATGAGTACGGCGGAGGTTTCGAACATCGCACACGCCTTGTACGCGAGGTGATTGCCGCCGTGCGCGAGGTGTGGCCGGTAGAGTTGCCGTTGTGGCTGCGTATTTCCGCGACCGACTGGGCCGATGGCGGCTGGAGTATCGACGAGAGCGTGCGCCTTGCCGGCGAGCTGGGCGCTTGGGGTGTGGATCTGGTCGATGTTTCCAGCGGTGGCTTGGTGCCGCACGTGAAGATTCCGGTTGGGTCCGGCTATCAGGTGCCTTTCGCAGCGCGTATCCGGCAGGAAGCAAGCATAGCCACAGGGGCAGTCGGTTTGATCACCGAACCGGCTCAAGCGGACGGCATCATTGCGGGCGGCGCGGCGGATGTGGTGCTGATTGCCCGAGCCAGTTTGCGCGACCCGTATTTTCCACATCGTGCTGCGCAGGAGCTAGGTGCAAGCATGCACGCGCCGGAGCAATATCAGCGAGCTTGGTAA
- a CDS encoding DEAD/DEAH box helicase family protein, with protein MAATSFKTENNTFRKLIGGRKKFTGILDVALIQSLVRKGVVDDRVGDYGHIIVDECHHLPAASFEQVLRRANAKYITGLTATVARKDGHHPILFMQCGPIRHRVDAKKQAAIRPFEHFVYVRPTAFRPMREPDPDTRIAFQGVCTDLINNEARNALICGEVIEAMKEGRSPVVLTERKDHLDRLASLLSREVPHLIILKGGATRKERVAVAVRLTEVPVNEPRVLLATGRYIGEGFDDARLDTLFLTMPVSWRGTIAQYVGRLHRLFDGKHEVRVYDYADLNLPVLSRMFDRRCRGYEAVGYKILLPASAIPGWPAEVSLPINPIWKQDYAASVRRLIRDGVDAPLGHLFAHMAKAFAPHAEGAERARSATEAFLFRRLETLQLTAGRFRLNVELSIPFDGWG; from the coding sequence ATGGCCGCAACGAGCTTCAAGACCGAAAACAACACGTTCCGCAAATTGATAGGTGGCCGCAAGAAATTCACCGGGATATTGGATGTCGCGTTGATCCAGAGCCTGGTTCGCAAGGGCGTGGTCGACGATCGAGTCGGTGACTATGGCCACATCATTGTCGATGAATGCCATCACTTGCCGGCTGCCAGTTTCGAGCAGGTCCTTCGCCGTGCTAACGCTAAATACATCACCGGACTGACCGCGACGGTCGCCCGCAAAGACGGCCACCATCCCATTCTGTTCATGCAATGCGGCCCCATCCGACATCGCGTGGATGCCAAGAAACAGGCAGCGATCAGACCCTTCGAGCACTTCGTCTACGTCCGTCCCACAGCATTTCGCCCGATGCGTGAACCCGATCCCGACACACGCATCGCGTTCCAAGGCGTGTGTACCGACTTGATCAACAACGAAGCGCGCAATGCGCTGATTTGCGGTGAGGTCATTGAAGCCATGAAGGAGGGGCGCTCGCCCGTCGTGTTGACGGAACGCAAGGATCATTTGGACCGATTGGCATCCCTGCTTTCGCGTGAGGTACCTCATCTGATCATCCTGAAGGGTGGAGCAACACGCAAGGAGCGCGTGGCTGTTGCGGTGCGTCTGACCGAGGTTCCGGTGAATGAGCCGCGGGTCCTGCTTGCCACCGGGCGATATATCGGTGAAGGATTCGACGATGCGAGACTGGATACGCTTTTCCTGACCATGCCCGTTTCATGGCGAGGAACGATCGCGCAATATGTCGGTCGCCTGCATCGTCTCTTCGATGGAAAACACGAGGTCCGTGTCTACGACTATGCTGATCTCAACCTGCCTGTGCTGAGCCGAATGTTTGATCGGCGTTGCCGCGGATATGAAGCGGTCGGATACAAAATACTGCTTCCCGCCAGCGCCATTCCCGGCTGGCCAGCTGAGGTTTCATTGCCAATCAACCCGATCTGGAAACAAGATTACGCCGCCAGCGTTCGGCGACTTATCCGGGACGGTGTGGATGCACCCCTTGGTCATCTTTTTGCGCATATGGCGAAAGCCTTCGCGCCCCATGCCGAAGGCGCCGAGCGGGCGCGCAGCGCTACCGAGGCATTCCTCTTCCGCAGATTGGAAACATTGCAGCTCACCGCTGGACGCTTCCGGCTCAACGTGGAGCTGTCGATTCCCTTTGATGGATGGGGGTAA
- a CDS encoding type II toxin-antitoxin system VapC family toxin, which produces MIVLDTHALVWWANGDDALSTNAKKAIEDELDADQIVISAISAWEIAMLVERERLVLSMDVSNWLNTLAQIEAVRVLPVDIEIGVKSVNLPGEFHNDPADRMIVATARKLAAPLVTCDEKIRNYKHVKTIW; this is translated from the coding sequence GTGATCGTTCTCGATACCCACGCCCTCGTGTGGTGGGCGAATGGTGACGATGCTCTGAGCACCAATGCCAAAAAAGCTATTGAAGATGAGCTCGACGCCGATCAGATCGTGATTTCGGCCATTTCAGCATGGGAAATCGCCATGCTCGTGGAGCGCGAAAGACTCGTGCTGTCGATGGACGTCAGCAACTGGCTTAACACCTTGGCGCAAATCGAAGCCGTTCGCGTCCTTCCCGTCGATATCGAAATTGGCGTGAAATCCGTAAATTTGCCAGGCGAATTCCATAACGATCCAGCTGATCGCATGATTGTGGCGACGGCACGCAAGCTTGCTGCTCCACTCGTGACATGCGACGAAAAGATTCGCAACTATAAACACGTAAAGACGATCTGGTGA
- a CDS encoding acyl-CoA-binding protein, with amino-acid sequence MNDLQREFEQAAADIKQLHERPDNDTLLRLYALYRQGMDGDVRGCDPGFFDFIGTAKKEAWTLLKGMSQDDAKRQYISLVRQLLS; translated from the coding sequence ATGAATGATCTTCAACGCGAGTTCGAGCAAGCCGCTGCAGACATCAAGCAACTGCACGAACGCCCCGACAATGACACTCTGCTGAGGCTTTATGCACTCTACAGACAAGGTATGGATGGCGACGTCCGTGGCTGCGATCCGGGCTTCTTCGACTTCATCGGCACCGCCAAAAAGGAGGCCTGGACGTTGCTCAAAGGCATGTCCCAGGATGACGCCAAGCGGCAATACATCTCACTGGTACGACAATTGCTGAGTTGA
- a CDS encoding CPBP family intramembrane glutamic endopeptidase, translated as MHRYLGLAQDVFAVALVFGFPLINLPTMQRLKQFSSSTARLALYRRSVLTTWTFTVAALMLAPLRTLRVVPHQPSDLPWRDGHSLGQAAVSALIAMLFAWILWPSIQCLFRKDMRKTYLKAYQASFIRFMLPVSRSERLWWVLLSITAGVCEELLCRGFLLHYLRGHLADGPSLSLMLAWLLSSMAFGLGHIYQGRRGVIETTAAGLVFGMLAILSGGLALPILMHILIDLRILLIYNPAEDDPADAAALINGFHPHSRYL; from the coding sequence ATGCATCGGTATCTCGGCCTGGCACAGGATGTGTTTGCCGTCGCGTTGGTATTTGGCTTTCCCTTGATCAACCTGCCGACCATGCAGCGCTTGAAGCAATTCAGCAGCAGCACCGCACGGCTTGCTCTTTATCGCCGAAGTGTTCTTACAACGTGGACCTTCACTGTCGCAGCTTTAATGCTCGCTCCACTGCGCACGCTGCGGGTCGTACCTCATCAGCCCAGCGACCTGCCCTGGCGAGATGGCCATTCGCTAGGCCAGGCGGCCGTGAGCGCGCTGATCGCTATGCTCTTTGCGTGGATACTGTGGCCAAGCATCCAATGCCTGTTCCGCAAAGACATGCGCAAAACCTATCTGAAAGCCTACCAAGCCTCTTTCATCCGCTTCATGTTGCCGGTTTCCAGATCCGAACGCCTGTGGTGGGTGTTGCTAAGCATCACCGCTGGTGTGTGCGAGGAACTGCTATGTCGCGGTTTCTTGCTTCACTATTTGCGCGGACATCTTGCGGATGGACCCAGCCTCAGTCTGATGCTTGCCTGGCTGCTCAGCTCCATGGCTTTCGGTCTCGGGCATATCTACCAAGGCAGGCGCGGGGTGATCGAAACGACAGCGGCTGGCTTGGTCTTCGGCATGCTCGCCATCCTTTCCGGAGGCCTAGCCCTGCCGATCCTGATGCATATCCTGATTGATCTGCGGATCCTGCTGATCTACAACCCCGCCGAGGATGACCCGGCGGATGCCGCCGCGCTGATCAACGGCTTTCATCCGCATTCGCGTTACTTGTGA
- a CDS encoding type II toxin-antitoxin system Phd/YefM family antitoxin: MEDHQVSKSEFKARALEYFRQIEASGERMIVTDHGKPTLEIRPYRRVEHNPLDVLRGSVVRYLDPTAPINATWEAAQ, from the coding sequence ATGGAAGATCATCAGGTTTCCAAGTCTGAATTCAAGGCAAGAGCGCTGGAATACTTCCGGCAGATTGAGGCATCCGGCGAACGCATGATCGTGACTGATCACGGCAAGCCGACGCTGGAGATCCGACCCTATCGCAGGGTTGAACACAATCCGCTCGATGTGCTACGTGGCTCTGTTGTCCGCTATCTCGATCCCACGGCACCGATTAATGCGACGTGGGAAGCAGCGCAGTGA
- a CDS encoding LysR substrate-binding domain-containing protein, whose protein sequence is MFDFRQLRYFIAVAEELSFTRAAQRLHLSQPPLSQQIQALEHDLGICLLKRDKRNVTLTEPGKLFLEHARQILAMADDTRIQVAEAAAGYSGHLRLAYTVSVSFHPALPKILISMGQNAPNVRIWLSEMYTQPQFAAIRLGQIDAGLVRDMPSHEDDAYALRMDVIDREPLLLALPEDHRLAGREQLELVEVAGEPFVIQPRELAATLYDRLVQLAAKAGFHPVVRQQAQQLNGLLALVAAGIGLALVPASMQVVKLAGVSYVPLADPDAYLLLAVASRADGPMPVVSQFLETVAAAKTFMGL, encoded by the coding sequence ATGTTTGATTTTCGCCAACTCCGCTACTTCATCGCCGTGGCTGAAGAACTGAGCTTTACCCGGGCCGCGCAGCGACTACACCTGTCCCAACCTCCGCTTTCCCAGCAAATTCAGGCCCTGGAGCATGATCTCGGCATCTGCCTGCTGAAACGTGACAAGCGCAATGTGACTTTGACAGAGCCGGGCAAACTATTCCTCGAGCATGCGCGACAGATCCTGGCCATGGCTGACGACACACGCATCCAGGTCGCCGAAGCCGCGGCTGGATACAGCGGACACTTGCGGCTGGCCTATACGGTTTCGGTCTCGTTCCATCCCGCCCTGCCCAAGATTTTGATCAGCATGGGCCAGAACGCGCCCAATGTCAGGATCTGGCTGAGCGAGATGTATACCCAACCCCAGTTCGCCGCCATTCGCCTGGGACAGATCGATGCTGGCCTAGTGCGCGACATGCCCAGCCATGAAGATGACGCCTACGCCCTGCGGATGGACGTAATCGATCGCGAACCACTGTTGCTCGCCCTGCCTGAAGACCATCGCCTAGCCGGCCGCGAACAACTGGAACTCGTCGAAGTGGCTGGCGAACCGTTCGTGATCCAGCCGCGCGAGCTGGCCGCGACGCTCTATGATCGACTGGTCCAACTGGCGGCCAAGGCCGGCTTCCATCCCGTGGTACGCCAGCAGGCTCAACAGCTCAACGGCCTGCTGGCATTGGTCGCAGCTGGCATTGGTTTGGCCCTTGTACCGGCGAGCATGCAGGTCGTCAAGCTGGCTGGCGTAAGCTATGTGCCGTTGGCCGATCCGGACGCCTATCTGCTGCTGGCCGTCGCCAGCCGCGCCGACGGTCCTATGCCGGTGGTGTCTCAGTTCCTCGAAACGGTGGCAGCCGCCAAAACATTTATGGGCTTGTGA
- a CDS encoding DUF559 domain-containing protein: MEVDLLCADAKLAIELDGAQHLGDADAYRRDRRKDQLLQENGYFVLRFLAEDVGKRLDQVLDAIERTLVSRSSMKGYRLLHCQCFQT, translated from the coding sequence ATGGAAGTGGATCTGTTGTGCGCCGACGCCAAGCTCGCTATCGAGCTTGATGGCGCTCAGCATCTTGGCGACGCCGACGCATACCGGCGAGACCGGAGAAAGGACCAACTGCTGCAGGAGAACGGCTATTTTGTGCTGCGCTTCCTTGCCGAAGATGTAGGAAAGCGGCTCGATCAAGTACTTGACGCCATTGAAAGAACCCTTGTTTCCCGTAGCAGTATGAAGGGGTACAGACTCCTGCATTGCCAATGCTTCCAAACGTAG
- a CDS encoding DUF962 domain-containing protein produces the protein MSAFANFHDFYPYYLNEHRDRRCRRLHFIGSSLVLLIVLFALTSGNLAWLWLAPVAGYGFAWIGHFVFEKNKPATFRHPLYSLMGDWVMYWDVLRGKVKI, from the coding sequence ATGTCCGCTTTTGCCAACTTTCACGATTTCTATCCCTACTACCTCAACGAACATCGCGACCGGCGTTGTCGCCGCCTGCATTTCATCGGCAGCTCGCTGGTGCTGCTGATCGTACTGTTCGCACTAACGTCAGGAAATCTGGCTTGGTTATGGCTGGCACCTGTTGCGGGCTATGGTTTTGCCTGGATAGGCCACTTTGTTTTCGAGAAAAACAAACCGGCCACGTTTCGTCATCCGCTTTACAGCCTGATGGGCGATTGGGTGATGTATTGGGACGTATTGCGCGGCAAGGTGAAAATCTGA
- the cmk gene encoding (d)CMP kinase: MQTRPPAPVLTIDGPSGSGKGTISRLVAEHLGWRLLDSGALYRALGYAAGAAGLDLSDAEAVTRCAETTRIQFRAAPNDGETRVIVNGRDATDELRTETAGAAASAIASVPSVRKALVDLQLSFRKPPGLVADGRDMGTVIFPDAAFKVFLTASAAERAKRRYKQLKEKGLSVTLSTLQSEIEARDARDALRAVAPLKPAADAVLVDTTGMGIEDVVAKVLAVVKP; encoded by the coding sequence ATGCAAACACGTCCGCCTGCGCCTGTACTCACCATCGACGGACCATCCGGATCAGGCAAAGGCACCATCAGCCGGCTCGTTGCTGAGCACTTGGGTTGGCGATTGTTGGACTCCGGTGCGTTGTATCGCGCGCTGGGCTATGCAGCCGGGGCCGCCGGACTAGATCTGTCCGACGCCGAGGCAGTCACCCGTTGTGCTGAAACCACCCGGATCCAGTTCCGAGCGGCGCCTAATGATGGCGAAACGCGGGTCATCGTCAATGGTCGTGATGCAACCGACGAGTTACGGACCGAGACGGCGGGAGCGGCAGCGTCCGCGATTGCGTCAGTGCCTTCCGTCCGCAAGGCCTTGGTAGACCTGCAATTAAGTTTCCGCAAGCCGCCTGGCCTGGTGGCGGACGGGCGGGACATGGGCACGGTGATCTTCCCGGATGCAGCGTTCAAGGTATTCCTGACTGCCAGCGCCGCCGAAAGGGCGAAAAGGCGCTATAAGCAGTTGAAGGAAAAGGGACTAAGCGTTACACTTTCAACCCTTCAGAGCGAAATTGAAGCGCGTGATGCCCGCGATGCCTTGCGAGCTGTCGCACCGCTCAAGCCCGCCGCCGATGCAGTGCTGGTCGATACCACCGGCATGGGGATCGAAGACGTGGTCGCTAAAGTTTTGGCCGTCGTAAAGCCGTAA
- the ykgO gene encoding type B 50S ribosomal protein L36, with the protein MKVLSSLKSAKQRHRDCKVVRRRGKVFVICKSNPRFKARQR; encoded by the coding sequence GTGAAGGTGCTTTCCTCTTTGAAGTCCGCCAAGCAGCGGCACCGTGACTGCAAGGTTGTGCGCCGTCGCGGCAAAGTATTCGTGATCTGCAAGAGCAACCCGCGCTTCAAGGCACGCCAGCGTTGA